The region GGAGGTGGCCGCCGCCACCGGCCGCGACACGGTGGTGCTCGAGGCCGTCTCCGCCACCGGCCCACCGCTGCCGCCACGGCGGCTCGGCACCCGCAGACTGCCGCTCGCCTCGCTGTTCTCCCGCCGACTGCGCTGGTCCGTCGCCGGAATGGCGATCGCCGTGCTCGCCCTCACCATCGCCTCCTGGCAGCTCACGGGCGCCGGTCTGCTCCGCGCCGCCTACCTCACGGTGCTGGACGTGCTGGCGATCGACGACCCGGCGCTCGACGAGCCCACCGGACGCAAGGTCCTCCAACTGCTGTCCGGGCTGACCGGACTGCTGATGCTGCCCGTCCTGGTGGCCGCCGCGCTCGAAGCGCTGGGCACCTTCCGCACCGCCTCCACGCTGCGCCGCCCTCCGCGCGGCCTCTCCGGCCACGTCGTGCTGCTCGGGCTCGGCAAGGTCGGCACCCGGGTGCTGGCCAGACTCCGGGAGATGGACATTCCCGTGGTGTGCGTGGAAGAGGACCCCGGGGCGCGCGGCATCCCGCTGGCCCGCAGGCTGGGGGTGCCGACGGTCATCGGCGATGTCACCCAGGAGGGCGTCCTGGAGGCCGCCAAGATCCAGCGGGCACACTCCCTGCTCGCCCTGACCAGCGTCGACACCACCAATCTGGAGGCGACGCTGTACGCCCGCTCGGTCAAGCCCCGGCTGCGGGTGGCGCTGCGCCTGTACGACGACCGCTTCGCCACCGCCGTCTACCGCACGCTGCGCGCGGCCCATCCGCGGGCCCTCACCCGCAGCCGCAGCGTCTCCAGCCTGGCGGCCCCGGCGTTCGCCGGAGCGATGATGGGGCGTCAGATCCTCGGCGCCATACCGGTCGAGCGCAGAGTGCTGCTCTTCGCCGCCCTGCATGTCGCCGGGCATCCGCAACTGGAGGGGCGTACCGTCGCCGAGGCGTTCGCGCCGGGCGCCTGGCGGGTGATCGCACTGGACGCGGCGGAACCCGCCGACCGGCAACGCGACCTCGCCGCGGCGCCTCCCTACGACGGTGCCACCCAGGCGCCCTCCCTGGTGTGGGATCTGCCCTCCGGCTATGTCCTGCGGCCGCACGATCGCGTGGTGCTGGCGGCCACCAGCCAGGGCCTGGGCGAAATCCTCGCGGGGGCGGCGGCCCGCCGGAACTGACGTCGAATCCGCCCGTGGTGCTCGCGGGAGCGGGGGCCACGTGGTGTGGCGGTGCCCGGGATGCGATGATGCCGGGCGACAA is a window of Streptomyces violaceusniger Tu 4113 DNA encoding:
- a CDS encoding NAD-binding protein — its product is MVVCGDDALAHRLAAELHFVYRTQVTVVIPGGTPLADPAGQQVAGWRPGGRTSALFGRFSAAVGRVALPRQTADDPAPDGGVRVMEVPALDEEVLTEAGAEHATALALVHDDDEANIHAALRARRLNPRLRLVIRLYNRKLGQHLEELLDEAARVADPGMDAAELDATTTVLSDADTAAPALAATAVAGTSKVLQADGLLLRAAERTPPGPDEVARPGLCTLALLSSTTSDPGGSEGSDSSGDEGPKLLPGDEEVAAATGRDTVVLEAVSATGPPLPPRRLGTRRLPLASLFSRRLRWSVAGMAIAVLALTIASWQLTGAGLLRAAYLTVLDVLAIDDPALDEPTGRKVLQLLSGLTGLLMLPVLVAAALEALGTFRTASTLRRPPRGLSGHVVLLGLGKVGTRVLARLREMDIPVVCVEEDPGARGIPLARRLGVPTVIGDVTQEGVLEAAKIQRAHSLLALTSVDTTNLEATLYARSVKPRLRVALRLYDDRFATAVYRTLRAAHPRALTRSRSVSSLAAPAFAGAMMGRQILGAIPVERRVLLFAALHVAGHPQLEGRTVAEAFAPGAWRVIALDAAEPADRQRDLAAAPPYDGATQAPSLVWDLPSGYVLRPHDRVVLAATSQGLGEILAGAAARRN